In a single window of the Streptomyces sp. NBC_00353 genome:
- a CDS encoding PPOX class F420-dependent oxidoreductase, with amino-acid sequence MAPNIATNTAVELDELLAFVRPRHRAILLTTRSDGRPQGSPLTCGVDDSGRIVVSTYPERAKTRNARRDERVSVIVLSDDWNGAWVQIDGSAEVIDAPDSVEPLVEYFRNISGEHPDWDEYRAAMVKQGKSIIRITPERWGPIATGGFPAHLAPGN; translated from the coding sequence ATGGCACCCAACATCGCGACCAACACCGCCGTGGAGCTCGACGAGTTGCTGGCGTTCGTACGGCCCCGGCACCGGGCGATCCTGCTGACCACCCGGTCCGACGGCCGCCCCCAGGGCTCGCCGCTGACCTGCGGCGTCGACGACTCGGGCCGGATCGTCGTCTCGACGTACCCCGAACGGGCCAAGACCCGTAACGCGAGGCGGGACGAGCGCGTCAGCGTGATCGTCCTGTCGGACGACTGGAACGGGGCATGGGTGCAGATCGACGGCTCGGCCGAAGTGATCGATGCGCCCGACTCGGTCGAGCCGCTCGTCGAGTACTTCCGGAACATCTCGGGGGAGCATCCGGACTGGGACGAGTACCGGGCTGCGATGGTGAAGCAGGGCAAGTCGATCATCCGGATCACTCCGGAGCGGTGGGGGCCCATCGCTACGGGCGGTTTCCCCGCCCACCTGGCGCCCGGCAACTGA
- a CDS encoding YceI family protein yields MGLRAQVRTRDGWAVQHAVVTVTDMTGTQVLRAAADEDGAVRTDALLPAGAYTVIVTAVGYAPAASTALVTASGRVEAGTVVLARQGGVELPPPGAWSLDPAHSSVGAVAQHLGISSVHGRFTEFSGRIEIAEELHRSRVDAVISAASIDTGNDMRDKHLRSPDFLDSDRFPEITYRSHGLEPAGPDRWTVHGELTMHGVARSVDLNLSYLGTGPDPWGGTRAAFSATAELRRDDFAMNYNQVVQAGISAIGTTLRVELDIQAVQGDSLPS; encoded by the coding sequence ATGGGACTTCGCGCACAGGTACGGACGCGGGACGGCTGGGCCGTCCAGCACGCGGTCGTGACGGTGACCGACATGACCGGCACCCAGGTGCTGCGAGCCGCGGCCGACGAGGACGGGGCGGTTCGGACCGACGCTCTGCTGCCCGCCGGCGCGTACACGGTGATCGTGACCGCGGTCGGGTACGCGCCGGCCGCGTCGACCGCCCTCGTCACGGCGAGCGGCCGGGTCGAAGCCGGCACGGTGGTGCTGGCCCGCCAGGGCGGCGTGGAGCTGCCGCCGCCGGGTGCCTGGTCGCTGGACCCGGCGCACTCCTCGGTGGGCGCGGTCGCGCAGCACCTGGGGATCTCCAGCGTGCACGGCCGGTTCACCGAGTTCAGCGGCCGGATCGAGATCGCCGAGGAGCTCCACCGGTCCCGGGTCGACGCCGTCATCAGCGCAGCCAGCATCGACACCGGCAACGACATGCGGGACAAGCACCTGCGGTCGCCGGACTTCCTCGACTCGGACCGGTTCCCGGAGATCACGTACCGCTCCCACGGGCTGGAACCGGCAGGTCCCGACCGCTGGACCGTGCACGGCGAGCTGACGATGCACGGTGTCGCGCGGAGCGTCGACCTGAACCTGAGCTACCTCGGCACCGGGCCCGACCCGTGGGGCGGGACGCGCGCGGCGTTCAGCGCCACGGCCGAGCTGCGCCGCGACGACTTCGCCATGAACTACAACCAGGTGGTCCAGGCCGGCATCTCGGCGATCGGCACGACGCTCCGGGTCGAGCTGGACATCCAGGCCGTGCAGGGTGACTCCCTGCCGTCGTAG
- a CDS encoding MFS transporter, which yields MATTTPTGVRGGHAKHGGISSSDGAPMTHRQIMEALTGLLLGMFVAILSSTVVSNALPEIISDLGGGQSAYTWVVTASLLAMTATTPLWGKLSDLFSKKLLVQIALIIYVAGSVVAGLSTSSGMLIACRVVQGIGVGGLSALAQIVMAAMIAPRERGRYSGYLGAVFAVATVGGPLLGGVITDTSWMGWRWCFYVGVPFAVIALIVLQKTLKLPVVKREVKVDWTGAFFISAAVSLLLLWVTFAGDKYDWMSWQTGAMLAGSAVLAALFVFTESRASEPIIPLRLFRNRTITLASVASLFVGIAMFAGTVFFSQYFQLARGKSPTMSGVMTIPMITGLFLSSTISGQIITKTGRWKAWLVSGGFLVTAGLGMLGTIRYDTAYWHIAIFMFVMGLGIGMMMQNLVLATQNQVAPSDLGSASSVVTFFRSLGGAIGVSALGAVLGNRVTHYVKDGLADLGPKGAALGHGGTGGGGIPDLDKLPAPFRTVVESAYGHGVGDVFLYAAPAALIAFLITIFIKEVALKTNAANDAPAEAEVPAAVLAEVPSGAAALVAEGAAGVTSVDTLEAPAATAPGTAVRGVVRGAEGVPVAGAAVTLISLGGRQLGRSVAQADGSYGVQAPGSGSYVLIASADGFQPQASTVVVGDEQLSYDILLVGTSGLAGTVRAAESGAPVDGAMVIVTDVRGDVLATGKSTENGEFTFAELVPGAVTVAVNAAGYRPLALPVEIGGQGVTRIDAALQSGALVQGVVRAGAALRPLPDARVTLVDAAGNVVATSTTGEDGAYAFADLDAGEYSVIATGYPPVAGALTVAGRGVDGHDIELAHPGE from the coding sequence ATGGCTACGACCACACCCACCGGTGTGCGGGGCGGCCACGCCAAGCACGGGGGAATCAGTTCCTCCGACGGCGCGCCGATGACACACCGGCAGATCATGGAAGCACTGACCGGGCTGCTGCTCGGCATGTTTGTCGCGATCCTGTCGTCGACCGTCGTCTCCAACGCTCTTCCCGAGATCATCTCGGACCTCGGCGGCGGCCAGTCCGCGTACACCTGGGTCGTCACGGCCTCGCTGCTCGCGATGACGGCCACCACGCCTCTGTGGGGCAAGCTCTCCGACCTGTTCAGCAAGAAGCTGCTGGTCCAGATAGCGCTGATCATCTACGTCGCGGGCTCGGTCGTGGCCGGTCTGTCGACCAGCAGCGGCATGCTCATCGCCTGCCGTGTCGTGCAGGGCATCGGCGTCGGCGGTCTCTCCGCCCTCGCCCAGATCGTGATGGCCGCGATGATCGCCCCGCGTGAGCGCGGTCGCTACAGCGGCTACCTCGGCGCGGTCTTCGCCGTCGCCACCGTCGGTGGCCCGCTGCTCGGCGGTGTCATCACCGACACCAGCTGGATGGGCTGGCGCTGGTGCTTCTACGTCGGTGTGCCGTTCGCGGTCATCGCACTGATCGTGCTCCAGAAGACCCTGAAGCTCCCGGTCGTCAAGCGCGAGGTCAAGGTCGACTGGACGGGTGCGTTCTTCATCAGCGCCGCCGTCTCGCTGCTGCTGCTCTGGGTGACCTTCGCGGGCGACAAGTACGACTGGATGTCCTGGCAGACCGGCGCGATGCTGGCCGGCTCCGCGGTGCTCGCCGCTCTCTTCGTCTTCACGGAGTCCCGGGCCAGCGAGCCGATCATCCCGCTGCGTCTCTTCCGTAACCGCACCATCACGCTGGCCTCGGTCGCCTCGCTGTTCGTCGGTATCGCGATGTTCGCGGGCACCGTCTTCTTCAGCCAGTACTTCCAGCTGGCGCGCGGCAAGTCGCCGACGATGTCCGGCGTCATGACGATCCCGATGATCACGGGTCTGTTCCTCTCGTCGACCATCTCCGGCCAGATCATCACCAAGACCGGCCGCTGGAAGGCCTGGCTGGTCAGCGGTGGCTTCCTGGTCACCGCCGGGCTCGGGATGCTCGGCACCATCAGGTACGACACGGCGTACTGGCACATCGCGATCTTCATGTTCGTGATGGGTCTCGGCATCGGCATGATGATGCAGAACCTGGTGCTCGCCACGCAGAACCAGGTCGCCCCGTCCGACCTCGGCTCGGCCAGCTCCGTCGTCACCTTCTTCCGTTCCCTCGGCGGTGCGATCGGCGTCTCGGCGCTGGGCGCCGTCCTCGGGAACCGCGTCACCCACTACGTCAAGGACGGCCTCGCGGACCTCGGTCCGAAGGGCGCGGCCCTGGGCCACGGCGGTACCGGCGGCGGGGGCATCCCCGACCTGGACAAGCTGCCCGCACCGTTCCGCACGGTCGTGGAGAGCGCCTACGGGCACGGTGTCGGCGATGTCTTCCTGTACGCCGCTCCGGCTGCGCTGATCGCCTTCCTGATCACGATCTTCATCAAGGAGGTCGCGCTGAAGACGAACGCCGCGAACGACGCCCCCGCGGAGGCCGAGGTTCCTGCCGCGGTCCTCGCCGAGGTCCCGTCCGGTGCCGCCGCGCTGGTCGCCGAAGGCGCGGCCGGGGTCACCTCGGTCGACACCCTCGAAGCTCCGGCAGCAACCGCGCCGGGCACGGCGGTGCGCGGTGTGGTGCGGGGCGCCGAGGGCGTACCCGTGGCCGGTGCCGCCGTCACGCTGATCTCGCTGGGCGGCCGGCAGCTGGGGCGCTCCGTCGCCCAGGCCGACGGCAGCTACGGCGTGCAGGCGCCGGGCTCCGGCAGCTACGTCCTGATCGCGTCCGCCGACGGATTCCAGCCGCAGGCGTCCACCGTGGTCGTCGGCGACGAGCAGCTGTCGTACGACATCCTGCTCGTCGGTACGAGCGGCCTGGCCGGGACCGTGCGGGCCGCCGAGAGCGGCGCTCCGGTCGACGGCGCCATGGTCATCGTGACCGATGTGCGCGGCGATGTGCTGGCCACCGGCAAGTCCACCGAGAACGGCGAGTTCACCTTCGCCGAGCTGGTGCCCGGTGCGGTGACCGTCGCGGTGAACGCCGCCGGATACCGTCCGCTGGCGCTGCCGGTGGAGATCGGCGGCCAGGGAGTCACCCGGATCGACGCCGCACTGCAGTCCGGTGCGCTGGTCCAGGGTGTCGTGCGGGCCGGTGCCGCGCTGCGGCCGCTGCCGGACGCGCGCGTCACGCTGGTCGACGCGGCGGGCAACGTGGTCGCCACCTCGACGACCGGGGAGGACGGGGCGTACGCCTTCGCCGACCTGGACGCGGGCGAGTACTCGGTCATCGCGACCGGATACCCGCCGGTGGCCGGCGCGCTGACCGTGGCCGGTCGCGGGGTCGACGGCCACGACATCGAGCTCGCCCACCCCGGCGAGTGA
- a CDS encoding MarR family winged helix-turn-helix transcriptional regulator — protein MAARSQYEELARQLSAVGAVKRGLARALPAECPGGSAAVLALLDQHGEMRISRLAELLAVDMSVTSRHVAHVAERGWIERSPDPADKRSRILRLTPAGDDVLVDLNLRVTDMFAHHLQEWSDDDVGQLNTLLARLRDSFARRGSGGCAPGKHSDECRLRPADSDDDLYTRTPV, from the coding sequence GTGGCCGCACGGAGTCAGTACGAAGAACTGGCCCGGCAACTCAGCGCCGTCGGAGCCGTCAAACGCGGACTCGCCCGCGCCCTGCCTGCTGAATGCCCTGGCGGATCCGCCGCCGTGCTGGCCCTCCTCGATCAGCACGGCGAGATGCGGATCAGCAGGCTGGCCGAGCTACTGGCCGTCGACATGTCTGTGACCAGCCGACATGTCGCCCATGTGGCCGAGCGCGGCTGGATAGAACGGTCTCCGGACCCGGCGGACAAGCGGTCCCGCATCCTGCGGCTGACCCCCGCGGGAGACGACGTACTCGTCGATCTGAACCTGCGGGTCACCGACATGTTCGCCCATCACCTTCAGGAATGGTCCGACGACGACGTCGGACAGCTCAACACGCTGCTGGCCCGGCTGCGCGACAGTTTCGCCCGTCGCGGCTCCGGCGGGTGCGCCCCCGGAAAGCACAGCGACGAGTGCCGTCTGCGGCCCGCCGACAGCGACGACGACTTGTACACCCGTACACCCGTGTAA
- a CDS encoding RNA polymerase sigma factor SigF, which yields MSAEQGSSKVLTLTKSAPAPVVLTSSSEAIDTRTLSRSLFQRLAALGPAPGPDGPDDSPERAYVRDTLIELNLPLVRYAAARFRSRNEPMEDIVQVGTIGLIKAIDRFDCERGVEFPTFAMPTVVGEIKRFFRDTSWSVRVPRRLQELRLALTRTSDELAQKLDRSPTVPELAVALGVSEEDVVDGLAVGNAYTASSLDSPSPEDDGGEGSLADRLGYEDSALEGVEYRESLKPLLAKLPPRERQIIMLRFFANMTQSQIGEEVGISQMHVSRLLTRTLAQLREGLIAD from the coding sequence ATGTCCGCAGAACAGGGCAGCTCGAAGGTGCTCACGCTCACGAAGAGCGCACCCGCACCCGTTGTGCTCACCAGCTCGTCGGAAGCCATCGACACCCGCACTCTGTCCCGCTCCCTGTTCCAGCGGCTCGCCGCCCTGGGGCCCGCACCGGGTCCCGACGGACCGGACGACAGCCCGGAGCGTGCCTACGTACGGGACACACTCATCGAGCTCAACCTCCCGCTCGTACGTTACGCGGCGGCGCGGTTCCGGAGCCGTAACGAACCGATGGAGGACATCGTCCAGGTCGGGACGATCGGCCTGATCAAGGCGATCGACCGGTTCGACTGCGAGCGGGGCGTGGAGTTCCCGACGTTCGCGATGCCCACCGTCGTAGGCGAGATCAAGCGCTTCTTCCGTGACACCTCCTGGTCGGTGCGGGTACCGCGCCGGCTCCAGGAGCTGCGGCTCGCGCTGACCAGGACCAGCGACGAGCTGGCCCAGAAGCTCGACCGCTCGCCGACCGTGCCGGAGCTCGCGGTGGCGCTCGGGGTCTCCGAGGAGGACGTGGTCGACGGCCTGGCCGTCGGCAACGCGTACACCGCGTCCTCGCTGGACTCGCCCTCTCCCGAGGACGACGGCGGCGAGGGTTCCCTCGCGGACCGGCTCGGTTACGAGGACTCGGCGCTGGAGGGCGTCGAGTACCGCGAGTCGCTGAAGCCGCTGCTGGCCAAACTCCCGCCCCGGGAGCGGCAGATCATCATGCTGCGGTTCTTCGCCAACATGACCCAGTCGCAGATCGGCGAGGAGGTCGGCATCTCGCAGATGCATGTCTCGAGGCTGCTCACCCGGACGCTCGCACAGCTTCGGGAAGGACTCATCGCCGACTGA
- a CDS encoding RNA polymerase sigma factor SigF — protein MPASTAPQVPPQTVQTETPDSTTPARTRGADTRALTQVLFGELKQLEPGTPEHGRVRAALIEANLPLVRYAAARFRSRNEPMEDVVQVGTIGLINAIDRFDPERGVQFPTFAMPTVVGEIKRYFRDNVRTVHVPRRLHELWVQVTGATEDLTTAHGRSPTTAEIAERLKISEEEVLACIEAGRSYHATSLEAAQEGDGLPGLLDRLGYEDPALAGVEHRDLVRHLLVQLPEREQRILLLRYYSNLTQSQISAELGVSQMHVSRLLARSFARLRSANRIEA, from the coding sequence GTGCCGGCCAGTACAGCGCCTCAAGTGCCTCCCCAGACCGTCCAGACGGAGACGCCCGACAGCACGACGCCCGCCAGGACCCGGGGTGCGGACACCAGGGCGCTCACCCAGGTCCTCTTCGGGGAGCTCAAGCAGCTGGAACCGGGAACTCCGGAGCACGGCAGGGTGCGGGCGGCTCTCATCGAGGCGAACCTCCCCCTCGTCCGGTACGCCGCTGCGCGCTTCCGGAGCCGCAACGAACCGATGGAGGACGTCGTCCAGGTCGGCACGATCGGTCTGATCAACGCCATCGACCGGTTCGACCCCGAGCGCGGCGTGCAGTTCCCCACCTTCGCGATGCCCACCGTCGTCGGCGAGATCAAGCGGTACTTCCGGGACAACGTGCGGACCGTCCACGTACCGCGGCGGCTGCACGAGCTCTGGGTCCAGGTCACCGGCGCCACCGAGGACCTGACGACCGCGCACGGCCGCTCGCCCACCACCGCCGAGATCGCCGAACGACTGAAGATCTCCGAGGAGGAGGTGCTGGCCTGCATCGAGGCCGGCCGCTCCTATCACGCGACCTCTCTGGAGGCGGCCCAGGAGGGCGACGGGCTGCCCGGACTGCTCGACCGGCTCGGCTACGAGGACCCCGCACTCGCCGGGGTCGAACACCGCGACCTGGTCCGGCATCTGCTCGTCCAGCTGCCCGAACGCGAGCAGCGGATCCTGCTGCTGCGCTACTACAGCAATCTGACACAGTCGCAGATCAGCGCCGAACTGGGCGTCTCCCAGATGCATGTGTCAAGACTTCTGGCGAGAAGCTTCGCGCGTCTCAGATCCGCAAATAGGATCGAGGCGTAA
- a CDS encoding Dabb family protein has product MIRHLVLFKLNDGVRRDDPQVVAGAKAFQELAGKIPELEFWECAWNITDRPIAYDFAINSAVADEDALKRYVEHPAHQAAAGQWRAFATWVIADYPF; this is encoded by the coding sequence ATGATCCGCCACCTGGTCCTGTTCAAGCTGAACGACGGCGTGAGGCGCGACGATCCGCAGGTCGTCGCCGGGGCGAAGGCGTTCCAGGAGCTGGCGGGAAAGATCCCCGAGCTGGAGTTCTGGGAGTGCGCCTGGAACATCACCGACCGGCCGATCGCCTACGACTTCGCCATCAACTCCGCGGTCGCCGACGAGGACGCACTGAAGCGCTACGTCGAGCACCCGGCCCATCAGGCCGCCGCCGGACAGTGGCGGGCCTTCGCCACCTGGGTGATCGCCGACTATCCGTTCTGA
- a CDS encoding nucleoside deaminase, producing the protein MEHKELITEAVRLATESVENGWGGPFGAVITRNGHVIARGQNRVLLTGDPTAHAEIETIRKAVQQLNPEAPSISEEHQNESTLEYVPRPDGSPDPVPERARMLQGCSIYISGAPCPMCMSAIYWSRIDAVYFSCDLDDTARIGFDDAYQYEDFKKPLDRRRIRIEQVYPEIGAQAYDSWMSKPDRHAY; encoded by the coding sequence ATGGAACACAAAGAGCTCATCACCGAAGCGGTTCGACTGGCCACCGAGTCGGTGGAGAACGGCTGGGGCGGCCCCTTCGGCGCGGTGATCACCCGCAACGGCCACGTCATCGCCCGCGGGCAGAACCGGGTGCTCCTCACCGGCGACCCCACGGCCCACGCCGAGATCGAAACGATCCGCAAGGCCGTGCAGCAACTCAACCCCGAGGCTCCGTCGATCTCCGAAGAACACCAGAACGAGAGCACTCTGGAGTACGTGCCCCGTCCTGACGGGTCGCCGGATCCCGTGCCCGAGCGGGCCCGGATGCTCCAAGGCTGCTCGATCTACATCAGCGGTGCCCCCTGTCCGATGTGCATGAGCGCCATCTACTGGTCGCGGATCGATGCGGTGTACTTCAGCTGCGACCTGGACGACACCGCCCGGATCGGCTTCGACGACGCCTACCAGTACGAGGACTTCAAGAAGCCGCTCGACCGACGCAGGATCAGGATCGAACAGGTTTATCCCGAAATCGGCGCCCAGGCCTACGACTCATGGATGAGCAAGCCGGACCGGCACGCGTACTGA
- a CDS encoding antibiotic biosynthesis monooxygenase — MSPRASREPPAENATVVTTQKVCAGRADDYQRWQHRMNEAARKFDGFEAVEVYPPAAGDENEWVAVFRFAGVDHLTAWLDSGRRQELLDEGLEFFEGSPTQEVLRGGAPAEQAPETITAVVSHEVKPGREEEFLRWQEKAFKAQAKAPGFMGSELFRPVKGVQEHWVAVFRFDSREHLDDWLASDVRQTLLEEGRAYFASYDVRKVRSAFSGWFRFGEGKQDSAPPNWKQAMTVLLALYPTVMILNLTEGRWLGKLGVPGYIGLFIGNMLSVSALTWLLMPLVNKALAFWLVPSRATTCRVHLTGAATVVLCYALVLVIFGLTTH, encoded by the coding sequence GTGAGCCCCCGTGCAAGCCGTGAGCCGCCGGCAGAGAACGCCACCGTGGTGACCACGCAGAAGGTGTGCGCGGGTCGCGCCGACGACTATCAGCGCTGGCAGCACAGGATGAACGAAGCGGCCCGCAAATTCGACGGGTTCGAGGCTGTCGAGGTGTACCCGCCCGCGGCAGGCGACGAGAACGAATGGGTGGCGGTCTTCCGTTTCGCCGGTGTCGACCACCTGACGGCCTGGCTGGATTCCGGCAGACGGCAGGAATTGCTCGACGAAGGGCTGGAATTCTTCGAGGGATCTCCGACGCAGGAGGTGCTTCGTGGCGGCGCCCCTGCCGAGCAGGCGCCGGAGACGATCACGGCCGTCGTCTCGCACGAGGTGAAGCCCGGGCGGGAGGAGGAATTCCTGCGCTGGCAGGAGAAGGCCTTCAAGGCACAGGCGAAGGCACCCGGATTCATGGGCTCCGAGCTGTTCAGGCCCGTGAAGGGTGTGCAGGAGCACTGGGTCGCCGTCTTCCGGTTCGACTCCCGCGAGCACCTCGACGACTGGCTCGCCTCCGATGTCCGCCAGACACTGTTGGAGGAGGGCCGCGCCTATTTCGCCTCCTACGACGTACGCAAGGTCCGCTCGGCGTTCAGCGGTTGGTTCCGGTTCGGCGAGGGCAAGCAGGACAGCGCACCGCCCAACTGGAAGCAGGCCATGACCGTGCTCCTGGCCCTCTATCCCACGGTGATGATCCTGAACCTGACCGAGGGGCGCTGGCTGGGCAAGCTCGGCGTCCCCGGGTACATCGGCCTCTTCATCGGGAACATGCTGAGCGTCAGTGCGCTGACCTGGCTGCTGATGCCTCTGGTGAACAAGGCACTCGCCTTCTGGCTGGTGCCCAGCCGCGCAACCACCTGCCGCGTGCACCTGACCGGTGCCGCGACAGTGGTGCTCTGCTACGCACTGGTCCTCGTCATCTTCGGCCTGACCACCCACTGA
- a CDS encoding FAD-binding oxidoreductase, with amino-acid sequence MPERTHAGPFEGALIRRGDPGYDRARADAVWNGLTPERFPEVILQGAAERDIPLALAWARAEGLRVSTRSGGHNWSGSQLRDGGLLIDLSRLRHCSVDPVSETAEVGPAVTGMELVEALAPHDLAFPVGHCPSVAVGGYLLSGGLGWNSRAWGPACADVLEIRAVTADGRTVVCSETENADLFWAARGAGPGFFAVVTHFRLGLHPHPAAITTTGLTFPLVDVEHVTGWAVRTARDLPSNVETALVLAASGEATATAPPGPRITVGATAFAATWDEALAALEPLGACPFAEQALSRQHPEPTSFAALHDGAGRAWPPAHRYAADTLWSAESYETLMTRIAGVLARAPSGKSLVLAPVQPVSPDPAPLRNMAFSAPGDSYLACYAVWDDPAADEANTGWLRETMAAADPSGRGGHYIAEADLEADADRARRSYAAADWVRLQELKLKWDPDDVLHSYLAPVSRGARLERP; translated from the coding sequence ATGCCCGAACGGACGCACGCAGGACCGTTCGAGGGGGCCCTGATCCGACGGGGCGACCCCGGCTACGACCGTGCCCGGGCCGACGCGGTGTGGAACGGGCTGACGCCGGAACGGTTTCCTGAGGTCATCCTGCAGGGCGCCGCAGAGCGGGACATCCCCTTGGCCCTGGCCTGGGCACGCGCCGAGGGGCTGCGCGTCTCCACGCGCTCCGGCGGGCACAACTGGTCAGGTTCCCAACTCCGCGACGGGGGCCTGCTGATCGACCTGTCACGGCTGCGGCACTGCAGCGTCGACCCGGTGTCGGAGACGGCCGAGGTGGGGCCCGCAGTCACCGGGATGGAGCTGGTCGAGGCCCTCGCCCCGCACGACCTGGCCTTCCCCGTGGGGCACTGCCCCTCCGTCGCGGTGGGCGGCTATCTGCTGAGCGGCGGACTCGGCTGGAACTCCCGTGCGTGGGGACCGGCATGTGCCGACGTCCTGGAGATCCGGGCTGTCACCGCCGACGGCCGGACGGTCGTCTGCAGCGAGACCGAGAACGCCGACCTCTTCTGGGCCGCGCGCGGCGCGGGGCCGGGTTTCTTCGCCGTCGTCACCCACTTCCGGCTCGGTCTGCACCCTCACCCCGCGGCAATCACGACCACCGGCCTCACCTTTCCGCTGGTCGACGTCGAGCACGTGACGGGCTGGGCCGTCCGGACCGCACGTGACCTGCCGTCGAACGTCGAGACGGCTCTCGTCCTGGCAGCCTCCGGCGAGGCGACGGCCACGGCCCCGCCGGGGCCGCGGATCACCGTCGGTGCCACTGCGTTCGCCGCGACGTGGGACGAGGCGCTCGCTGCTCTCGAACCCCTGGGCGCCTGTCCGTTCGCCGAGCAAGCCCTGTCCCGGCAGCACCCCGAGCCGACATCCTTCGCCGCACTGCACGACGGCGCCGGTCGGGCGTGGCCGCCGGCGCATCGCTACGCGGCGGACACGCTGTGGTCGGCGGAGAGCTACGAGACTCTGATGACCCGCATCGCCGGCGTCCTCGCGCGGGCCCCCTCCGGCAAGTCCCTGGTGCTCGCGCCCGTGCAGCCGGTCTCCCCGGACCCGGCGCCGCTGCGGAACATGGCCTTCTCGGCGCCCGGCGACTCCTACCTCGCGTGTTACGCGGTCTGGGACGATCCGGCTGCGGACGAGGCGAACACCGGGTGGCTGCGGGAGACGATGGCCGCGGCTGACCCGTCGGGTCGCGGTGGTCACTACATCGCCGAAGCAGATCTGGAAGCCGATGCCGACCGGGCCCGGCGCTCGTACGCCGCCGCCGACTGGGTCCGCCTGCAGGAACTCAAGCTCAAGTGGGACCCGGACGACGTCCTCCACTCCTACCTCGCGCCCGTGTCACGGGGCGCTCGGCTCGAGCGTCCTTGA
- the tadA gene encoding tRNA adenosine(34) deaminase TadA yields MRRALDEAAHAARAGDVPVGAVVLGPGGALLATGHNEREATGDPTAHAEILAVRRAAAALGEWRLSGCTLVVTLEPCTMCAGALVQSRVARVVYGARDEKAGAAGSLWDVVRDRRLNHRPEVIHGVLEEACSAQLTAFFRDR; encoded by the coding sequence ATGCGCCGCGCCCTGGACGAGGCCGCGCACGCGGCGCGGGCCGGCGATGTGCCGGTCGGCGCCGTCGTCCTCGGCCCGGGTGGCGCCCTGCTCGCCACGGGACACAACGAACGCGAGGCGACCGGTGATCCGACCGCGCACGCCGAGATCCTCGCTGTCCGCCGGGCCGCCGCGGCGCTCGGCGAATGGCGGCTTTCCGGGTGCACGCTGGTGGTCACCCTGGAGCCGTGCACGATGTGCGCGGGCGCGCTCGTGCAGTCCCGGGTGGCCCGTGTGGTCTACGGGGCACGGGACGAGAAGGCGGGCGCGGCGGGTTCACTCTGGGACGTCGTACGGGACCGGCGGCTCAACCACCGTCCCGAAGTGATCCACGGAGTCCTGGAGGAAGCCTGTTCCGCCCAGCTGACGGCGTTCTTCCGCGACCGCTGA
- a CDS encoding tRNA adenosine deaminase-associated protein, with translation MYFAALLARTEDGWEASDTELDDVETLSDLTDLAREASVDEDTVLVFIEQEDAWFGVIRVDGEEDPRIYISDASAAARSSYGEILLTDELLGREPGAEDSIAALEELVGLDGTEDGEPDHTPDNNNDTDLDDNDDDGLDADAVPTGPLGDTGVLADLGLPEKELLMLRTDALVEIADALGAAEVLETVR, from the coding sequence GTGTACTTCGCCGCACTGCTCGCGCGCACCGAAGACGGGTGGGAAGCGAGCGACACGGAACTCGACGATGTGGAGACCCTGTCCGATCTGACGGATCTGGCCCGTGAGGCCTCGGTGGACGAGGACACGGTGCTCGTCTTCATCGAGCAGGAGGACGCCTGGTTCGGCGTCATCCGGGTGGACGGTGAGGAGGACCCCCGTATCTACATCTCGGACGCGTCCGCCGCCGCCCGCTCCTCCTACGGGGAGATCCTGCTCACCGATGAACTGCTCGGCCGCGAACCCGGGGCCGAGGACTCGATTGCCGCCCTCGAAGAGCTCGTCGGCCTCGACGGTACGGAGGACGGCGAGCCGGACCACACCCCCGACAACAACAACGACACCGACCTCGACGACAACGACGACGACGGGCTCGACGCCGACGCCGTACCGACGGGTCCGCTCGGTGACACCGGGGTCCTGGCCGACCTCGGACTCCCCGAGAAGGAGCTGCTGATGCTGCGGACGGACGCACTGGTGGAGATCGCGGACGCGCTGGGAGCGGCCGAGGTCCTGGAAACCGTCCGTTAG